One region of Labrus bergylta chromosome 23, fLabBer1.1, whole genome shotgun sequence genomic DNA includes:
- the rpap3 gene encoding RNA polymerase II-associated protein 3 isoform X2 — translation MSVGHKAIELQLQMRQNAEDMHSFMKELEGWETDIKKRDEELRKGGPQEAQNLPPVRNKDYKTKMREKKKKKKEEEEGEQTGQGDAKEDESKQASRIKAYDYRSWDKFDADKALSEMDKEESPAESNESDSEEAAADKEAALAEKEKGNTFFKEGKYDDAIECYTRGMGADPYSPVLPTNRATSFFRLKKYAVAESDCNLAIALDSNYFKAYARRGAARFALKKCESALEDYEMVLKLDPGNLEAQNEVKKIKEALGDHVPSAGSEVTQPEVTPAEDPERQRLVEEQQRRQEAVMQKDRGNAYFKEGKYEAAVECYTRGMEADSMNVLLPANRAMAFLKLEKFKEAEEDCTKAISLDSTYCKAFARRGTARVALGKLQEAKQDFQELLKLEPGNKQALNELQKLQIDEGPSGCLQTPDSNRRRTVQPVNKPKHLQSTKPLRRIDIEEVSGMVSVHEMLPSESECTVQEVVTEAEDESSSLSSSPSAKMIKIEEMAEFPSQSSQQVPPSRHTKQAAQDVVVPPPEASTKPSPAEAVVPPPPTNSFQLEADLRKVGNQPEAVYRYLRQIKPEAYVNIFQNSLEPDILNEILSTLQGFYIKNEAPAVTLEILRSLASVRRFDMAVMFMSSPEKKALKEVFDFLHQSELEASSITALQKKYGV, via the exons ATGTCCGTGGGACACAAAGCCATTGAGTTGCAGCTTCAGATGCGGCAGAACGCGGAGGACATGCACAGCTTCATGAAGGAGCTGGAGGGCTGGGAGACAGACATCAAGAAGAGGGACGAGGAGCTGAGGAAGGGGGGACCTCAGGAGGCACAG AATCTTCCACCCGTGCGCAACAAAGACTACAAAACAAAgatgagggagaagaagaagaagaagaaggaggaggaggagggggagcaaACAGGTCAAGGTGACGCCAAGGAGGATGAGTCGAAGCAGGCTTCAAGGATAAAAGCATACGACTACCGGTCATGGGACAAGTTTGACGCG GACAAAGCTCTGTCAGAGATGGATAAGGAGGAAAGCCCTGCAGAGTCAAACGAGTCGGACTCTGAGGAAGCTGCAGCTGATAAGGAGGCCGCGCTGGCTGAGAAAGAAAAG GGGAACACGTTTTTCAAAGAGGGGAAGTACGACGACGCCATCGAGTGTTACACCAGAGGGATGGGTGCAGATCCTTACAGTCCAGTACTTCCAACAAACAGAGCCACCTCCTTCTTCAGACTCAAAAA GTATGCTGTGGCAGAGTCTGACTGTAATTTAGCGATTGCTCTGGACAGCAATTATTTCAAAGCGTATGCACGGAGAGGAGCAGCACGGTTTGCGCTGAAGAAATGTGAATCTGCGTTAGAAG ATTATGAGATGGTTCTCAAGCTTGACCCCGGGAACCTGGAAGCACAGAATGAagtcaaaaaaatcaaagag GCCCTTGGAGATCATGTGCCTTCCGCCGGGAGTGAAGTAACGCAGCCAGAAGTGACCCCCGCCGAGGACCCTGAGCGGCAGAGACTGGTAGAAGAGCAGCAGAGACGACAGGAGGCAGTTATGCAAAAAGACAGA GGGAACGCCTATTTCAAAGAGGGGAAGTATGAAGCAGCTGTTGAATGCTACACGAGGGGCATGGAGGCGGACAGCATGAACGTCTTACTGCCCGCCAACAGAGCCATGGCCTTTCTCAAGCTGGAGAA GTTtaaggaggcagaggaggattGCACTAAAGCCATTTCTCTGGACAGCACCTACTGCAAGGCTTTCGCCCGCCGTGGCACAGCAAGAGTGGCTTTAGGAAAACTACAGGAGGCCAAGCAAG ATTTTCAGGAGTTGTTGAAACTTGAACCAGGAAACAAGCAGGCCCTGAACGAACTCCAGAAACTCCAGATT GACGAGGGTCCCAGTGGCTGCCTTCAAACACCGGACAGTAACCGGAGGAGAACAGTTCAGCCAGTAAACAAACCCAAACATCTGCAGTCAACT aAACCGCTGAGGAGGATCGATATTGAGGAAGTGAGTGGAATGGTGTCGGTGCATGAGATGCTGCCCAGTGAATCCGAGTGTACTGTGCAAGAGGTGGTGACGGAGGCCGAGGATGAATCCTCTTCACTGTCCTCATCACCCAGTGCCAAAATGATCAAAATCGAGGAGATGGCAGAATTCCCTTCACAATCATCACAGCA AGTTCCACCGAGCAGACACACCAAACAGGCTGCACAGGATGTAGTtgttcctcctcctgaagcGTCAACAAAGCCCTCCCCAGCAGAAGCAGTCGTTCCTCCGCCTCCCACCAACAGCTTCCAGCTGGAGGCCGACCTCCGAAAGGTCGGAAACCAACCTGAAGCGGTCTATAGATACCTGAGG CAAATCAAGCCAGAGGCATACGTCAACATTTTCCAAAACTCCCTTGAGCCTGACATTCTCAATGAGATCCTGAGCACGCTGCAAGGTTTCTATATaaa GAACGAGGCACCAGCCGTCACACTGGAGATCCTCAGGAGTTTAGCGAGTGTGAGACGCTTCGACATGGCCGTCATGTTCATGTCCTCCCCCGAGAAGAAAG CGCTAAAAGAAGTGTTCGACTTCCTTCACCAAAGCGAGCTGGAAGCTTCGTCCATCACAGCCTTACAGAAGAAGTATGGTGTGTGA
- the rpap3 gene encoding RNA polymerase II-associated protein 3 isoform X1, with protein sequence MSVSQGGNMSVGHKAIELQLQMRQNAEDMHSFMKELEGWETDIKKRDEELRKGGPQEAQNLPPVRNKDYKTKMREKKKKKKEEEEGEQTGQGDAKEDESKQASRIKAYDYRSWDKFDADKALSEMDKEESPAESNESDSEEAAADKEAALAEKEKGNTFFKEGKYDDAIECYTRGMGADPYSPVLPTNRATSFFRLKKYAVAESDCNLAIALDSNYFKAYARRGAARFALKKCESALEDYEMVLKLDPGNLEAQNEVKKIKEALGDHVPSAGSEVTQPEVTPAEDPERQRLVEEQQRRQEAVMQKDRGNAYFKEGKYEAAVECYTRGMEADSMNVLLPANRAMAFLKLEKFKEAEEDCTKAISLDSTYCKAFARRGTARVALGKLQEAKQDFQELLKLEPGNKQALNELQKLQIDEGPSGCLQTPDSNRRRTVQPVNKPKHLQSTKPLRRIDIEEVSGMVSVHEMLPSESECTVQEVVTEAEDESSSLSSSPSAKMIKIEEMAEFPSQSSQQVPPSRHTKQAAQDVVVPPPEASTKPSPAEAVVPPPPTNSFQLEADLRKVGNQPEAVYRYLRQIKPEAYVNIFQNSLEPDILNEILSTLQGFYIKNEAPAVTLEILRSLASVRRFDMAVMFMSSPEKKALKEVFDFLHQSELEASSITALQKKYGV encoded by the exons atgtctgtttCACAGGGGGGCAACATGTCCGTGGGACACAAAGCCATTGAGTTGCAGCTTCAGATGCGGCAGAACGCGGAGGACATGCACAGCTTCATGAAGGAGCTGGAGGGCTGGGAGACAGACATCAAGAAGAGGGACGAGGAGCTGAGGAAGGGGGGACCTCAGGAGGCACAG AATCTTCCACCCGTGCGCAACAAAGACTACAAAACAAAgatgagggagaagaagaagaagaagaaggaggaggaggagggggagcaaACAGGTCAAGGTGACGCCAAGGAGGATGAGTCGAAGCAGGCTTCAAGGATAAAAGCATACGACTACCGGTCATGGGACAAGTTTGACGCG GACAAAGCTCTGTCAGAGATGGATAAGGAGGAAAGCCCTGCAGAGTCAAACGAGTCGGACTCTGAGGAAGCTGCAGCTGATAAGGAGGCCGCGCTGGCTGAGAAAGAAAAG GGGAACACGTTTTTCAAAGAGGGGAAGTACGACGACGCCATCGAGTGTTACACCAGAGGGATGGGTGCAGATCCTTACAGTCCAGTACTTCCAACAAACAGAGCCACCTCCTTCTTCAGACTCAAAAA GTATGCTGTGGCAGAGTCTGACTGTAATTTAGCGATTGCTCTGGACAGCAATTATTTCAAAGCGTATGCACGGAGAGGAGCAGCACGGTTTGCGCTGAAGAAATGTGAATCTGCGTTAGAAG ATTATGAGATGGTTCTCAAGCTTGACCCCGGGAACCTGGAAGCACAGAATGAagtcaaaaaaatcaaagag GCCCTTGGAGATCATGTGCCTTCCGCCGGGAGTGAAGTAACGCAGCCAGAAGTGACCCCCGCCGAGGACCCTGAGCGGCAGAGACTGGTAGAAGAGCAGCAGAGACGACAGGAGGCAGTTATGCAAAAAGACAGA GGGAACGCCTATTTCAAAGAGGGGAAGTATGAAGCAGCTGTTGAATGCTACACGAGGGGCATGGAGGCGGACAGCATGAACGTCTTACTGCCCGCCAACAGAGCCATGGCCTTTCTCAAGCTGGAGAA GTTtaaggaggcagaggaggattGCACTAAAGCCATTTCTCTGGACAGCACCTACTGCAAGGCTTTCGCCCGCCGTGGCACAGCAAGAGTGGCTTTAGGAAAACTACAGGAGGCCAAGCAAG ATTTTCAGGAGTTGTTGAAACTTGAACCAGGAAACAAGCAGGCCCTGAACGAACTCCAGAAACTCCAGATT GACGAGGGTCCCAGTGGCTGCCTTCAAACACCGGACAGTAACCGGAGGAGAACAGTTCAGCCAGTAAACAAACCCAAACATCTGCAGTCAACT aAACCGCTGAGGAGGATCGATATTGAGGAAGTGAGTGGAATGGTGTCGGTGCATGAGATGCTGCCCAGTGAATCCGAGTGTACTGTGCAAGAGGTGGTGACGGAGGCCGAGGATGAATCCTCTTCACTGTCCTCATCACCCAGTGCCAAAATGATCAAAATCGAGGAGATGGCAGAATTCCCTTCACAATCATCACAGCA AGTTCCACCGAGCAGACACACCAAACAGGCTGCACAGGATGTAGTtgttcctcctcctgaagcGTCAACAAAGCCCTCCCCAGCAGAAGCAGTCGTTCCTCCGCCTCCCACCAACAGCTTCCAGCTGGAGGCCGACCTCCGAAAGGTCGGAAACCAACCTGAAGCGGTCTATAGATACCTGAGG CAAATCAAGCCAGAGGCATACGTCAACATTTTCCAAAACTCCCTTGAGCCTGACATTCTCAATGAGATCCTGAGCACGCTGCAAGGTTTCTATATaaa GAACGAGGCACCAGCCGTCACACTGGAGATCCTCAGGAGTTTAGCGAGTGTGAGACGCTTCGACATGGCCGTCATGTTCATGTCCTCCCCCGAGAAGAAAG CGCTAAAAGAAGTGTTCGACTTCCTTCACCAAAGCGAGCTGGAAGCTTCGTCCATCACAGCCTTACAGAAGAAGTATGGTGTGTGA
- the atp23 gene encoding mitochondrial inner membrane protease ATP23 homolog, with protein MDQTKQEEDYGYDLFPERTKSKYAKGSIAESLFTFNNKCQVMLHFAMETSPYAKLLLSAMKSSGCQVFKDRHFSCEDCDGTVSGGFDAASSQIVLCQNNIHQQSHMTRVVTHELIHAFDHCRANVDWFNNYRHLACSEIRAANLSGDCTFNNELARFNFGMKQHHQECVRGRALRSILAVRNISRKEAEKIVDDVFDTCFNDHAPFGRIPHTKKDAGFAYRDYQNRDRYYANL; from the exons ATGGATCAGACAAAACAAGAGGAGGACTATGGATACGACTTATTCCCGGAGAGGACGAAGTCAAAGTACGCGAAGGGATCAATCGCAGAGAGTCTGTTCACTTTCAACAACAAGTGTCAGGTCATGTTGCACTTTGCGATGGAAACCA gtCCTTATGCCAAACTTCTCCTGAGTGCCATGAAGAGTTCAGGATG CCAGGTGTTCAAAGACCGACACTTCTCCTGTGAAGACTGCGACGGGACGGTCAGCGGGGGCTTCGACGCAGCGTCCTCTCAA atTGTTTTGTGTCAGAACAACATCCACCAGCAGTCCCACATGACCCGGGTGGTCACGCACGAGCTCATTCACGCCTTTGACCATTGTCGGGCCAATGTGGACTGGTTCAACAACTACAGACACCTGGCTTGTTCTGAG ATTCGGGCAGCTAACCTCAGCGGAGATTGCACGTTCAACAATGAACTTGCCAGATTTAACTTTGGCATGAAGCAGCATCATCAG GAGTGCGTCCGAGGCCGAGCCCTCCGCTCCATCCTCGCCGTGAGGAACATCAGCAGAAAGGAGGCGGAGAAAATCGTGGACGACGTCTTCGACACCTGTTTCAACGATCACGCGCCGTTCGGACGCATCCCTCACACCAAGAAGGACGCCGGCTTCGCCTACAGAGATTACCAGAACAGAGATCGATATTATGCCAACCTCTAG